The Callithrix jacchus isolate 240 chromosome X, calJac240_pri, whole genome shotgun sequence genome contains a region encoding:
- the ARMCX2 gene encoding armadillo repeat-containing X-linked protein 2: MSRVRDAGCVAAGIVIGAGAWYCVYKYTRGRDQTKKRMAKSKNRAVAGTGARARAGLRAGFTIDLGPGFSPPTPVQAEAEDRAQDEASALDTAGAEAVAPAASSAEAQSGAGSQAQEADGAGIGPKAESVVGAAVASTIAPPPIVTEALAAAEAPAVAGLPKVAEAPIEVETPRAAVPPGTVVPTEAAAPTEVTEGPGVAAPTKVAEAPRVASLTKAAEAPVPPTPTAAAAPTGAAEAPGTSGSPRAAAVPGTTAAKKATPGAHTGAIPKATSATGAVPKGGAKARSRNGGKGKGKKSKVEVDELGMGFRPGDGAAAAAAASANGGQAFLAEVPDSEEGESGWTDTESDSDSEPEIQHRGRGKRPVAMQKRPFPYEIDEILGVRDLRKVLALLQKSDDPFIQQVALLTLSNNANYSCNQETIRKLGGLPIIANMINKTDPHIKEKALMAMNNLSENYENQGRLQVYMNKVMDDIMASNLNSAVQVVGLKFLTNMTITNDYQHLLVNSIANFFRLLSQGGGKIKVEILKILSNFAENPDMLKKLLSTQVPASFSSLYNSYVESEILINALTLFEIIYDNLRAEVFNYREFNKGSLFYLCTASGVCVKKIRALANHHDLLVKVKVIKLVNKF; the protein is encoded by the coding sequence ATGAGCCGCGTTCGGGATGCTGGCTGTGTAGCGGCAGGGATAGTGATCGGAGCTGGTGCCTGGTACTGTGTCTACAAATACACCAGGGGAAGAGACCAGACCAAGAAGAGAATGGCCAAGTCCAAAAACCGGGCTGTGGCTGGGACTGGAGCCAGGGCTAGAGCCGGCCTAAGAGCCGGATTCACAATTGACCTTGGGCCAGGATTCAGTCCCCCAACCCCAGTCCAAGCTGAAGCAGAGGACAGGGCCCAGGATGAAGCCTCTGCTCTGGACACAGCTGGAGCTGAGGCAGTGGCCCCAGCTGCATCCAGCGCTGAGGCTCAGAGTGGGGCAGGAAGTCAAGCCCAAGAGGCAGATGGAGCCGGGATTGGGCCTAAGGCCGAATCAGTAGTTGGGGCTGCAGTGGCTTCTACAATAGCACCACCTCCCATAGTGACAGAGGCCCTTGCAGCTGCAGAAGCACCTGCAGTGGCAGGGCTTCCCAAAGTGGCAGAAGCCCCCATAGAAGTGGAGACTCCCAGGGCAGCAGTGCCTCCTGGGACAGTGGTGCCCACCGAGGCAGCAGCACCCACTGAGGTGACCGAGGGTCCTGGGGTAGCAGCACCTACCAAGGTAGCTGAAGCTCCCAGGGTGGCATCGCTTACCAAGGCAGCTGAGGCTCCTGTGCCCCCAACGCCTACTGCGGCTGCAGCGCCTACTGGGGCTGCAGAGGCTCCTGGAACTTCTGGTTCCCCTAGAGCAGCTGCAGTTCCTGGAACAACTGCCGCCAAGAAAGCAACCCCTGGGGCTCACACTGGGGCTATACCTAAAGCCACATCAGCGACTGGAGCTGTACCCAAAGGTGGAGCCAAGGCCAGGTCCCGGAATGGGGGCAAGGGCAAGGGCAAGAAAAGCAAGGTTGAAGTAGACGAATTGGGGATGGGCTTCCGTCCTGGAGATGGggctgcagcagctgctgcagccTCTGCTAATGGTGGACAGGCTTTCCTGGCAGAGGTCCCTGATTCTGAGGAAGGGGAGTCTGGGTGGACTGACACAGAGTCAGATTCAGACTCTGAGCCTGAGATTCAGcacagagggaggggaaaaagaCCCGTTGCCATGCAGAAGCGCCCCTTTCCTTATGAAATTGATGAGATTCTGGGTGTCCGCGATCTCAGGAAGGTCCTTGCCTTGCTTCAGAAATCTGATGATCCTTTCATCCAGCAGGTAGCTTTGCTCACTCTGAGCAACAATGCCAATTATTCATGCAATCAAGAGACAATCCGCAAACTGGGAGGCCTCCCAATTATTGCAAACATGATTAACAAAACTGATCCCCACATTAAGGAAAAAGCCTTAATGGCCATGAATAACCTGAGTGAGAATTATGAAAATCAGGGCCGGCTTCAGGTGTACATGAATAAAGTGATGGATGATATCATGGCCTCTAACCTGAACTCAGCAGTTCAAGTAGTTGGACTAAAATTTCTAACAAACATGACTATTACTAATGACTACCAGCACCTGCTTGTCAATTCCATTGCAAACTTTTTCCGTTTGTTATCTCAGGGAGGTGGAAAAATCAAGGTTGAGATTTtgaaaattctttcaaattttgcCGAAAATCCAGATATGTTGAAAAAACTGCTCAGTACCCAAGTGCCAGCCTCATTTAGTTCCCTCTATAATTCTTATGTGGAATCAGAAATCCTTATTAATGCCCTTACTCTATTTGAGATCATTTATGACAATCTCAGAGCAGAAGTGTTTAACTATAGAGAATTCAATAAAGGTTCCCTCTTTTACTTATGCACTGCATCTGGAGTGTGTGTTAAGAAAATTAGAGCCTTAGCAAATCACCATGACCTCTTAGTGAAAGTGAAAGTTATAAAGCTAGTGAACAAATTCTGA
- the ARMCX6 gene encoding protein ARMCX6, translating to MGRAREVGWMAAGLMIGAGACYCVYKLTIGRDDSDKLEEEEEEEWDDDQELDEEEPDVWFDFETMARPWSEDGDWTEPGAPGGTEDRPSGGGKANRAHPIKQRPFPYEHKNTWSAQNCKNGSCVLDLSKCLFIQGKLLFAEIEEEAFPFSQNINSHLASLSMVRHTIPTPDPAVREALCAPDKLNASIESQGQIKMYINEVCRETVSRCCNSFLQQAGLNLLISMTVINNMLAKSVSDLKFPLISEESGCAKVQVLKPLMGLSEKPVLAGELVGAQMLFSFMSLFIRNGNREILLETPAP from the coding sequence ATGGGCCGGGCTCGGGAAGTGGGTTGGATGGCGGCAGGACTGATGATTGGGGCTGGTGCCTGCTACTGTGTTTACAAACTGACCATAGGAAGAGATGACAGTGAcaagctggaggaggaggaggaagaggagtgggACGATGACCAGGAGCTGGATGAGGAAGAGCCTGATGTTTGGTTTGATTTTGAAACTATGGCTCGGCCCTGGAGTGAGGATGGGGATTGGACTGAACCTGGGGCCCCAGGTGGCACTGAGGACAGGCCCTCAGGGGGAGGCAAGGCCAACCGAGCACACCCAATAAAACAGCGACCCTTCCCCTATGAACATAAAAATACTTGGAGTGCTCAAAACTGTAAAAATGGCAGTTGTGTTCTTGACCTCTCCAAGTGCCTTTTCATTCAGGGAAAACTGCTGTTTGCCGAGATCGAGGAGGAGGCATTTCCATTTAGCCAGAATATCAACAGCCATTTGGCCAGCCTCTCAATGGTCAGACACACGATCCCCACTCCAGACCCCGCGGTTAGAGAGGCTTTGTGTGCCCCAGATAAATTAAATGCGAGTATTGAAAGTCAGGGCCAGATTAAGATGTACATCAATGAAGTGTGTCGGGAGACTGTGTCACGTTGCTGCAACTCATTTCTGCAGCAGGCTGGATTAAATTTGTTAATAAGCATGACAGTTATTAATAACATGCTTGCCAAGTCCGTTTCAGACTTGAAGTTTCCTTTGATATCAGAGGAAAGTGGATGTGCTAAGGTTCAGGTTTTGAAACCACTGATGGGTTTGTCTGAAAAGCCAGTCTTGGCGGGGGAGTTAGTCGGTGCCCAGATGCTCTTCTCATTCATGTCCCTCTTTATCAGAAATGGAAACAGAGAGATTCTCCTGGAAACCCCTGCCCCATAA
- the ARMCX3 gene encoding armadillo repeat-containing X-linked protein 3, whose amino-acid sequence MGYARKVGWVTAGLVIGAGACYCIYRLTRGRKQNKEKMAEGGSGDVDDAGDCSGARYNDWSDDDDDSNESKSIVWYPPWARIGTEAGTRARARARARATRARRAVQKRASPNSDDTVLSPQELQKVLCLVEMSEKPYILEAALIALGNNAAYAFNRDIIRDLGGLPIVAKILNTRDPIVKEKALIVLNNLSVNAENQRRLKVYMNQVCDDTITSRLNSSVQLAGLRLLTNMTVTNEYQHMLANSISDFFRLFSAGNEETKLQVLKLLLNLAENPAMTRELLRAQVPSSLGSLFNKKEDKEVILKLLVIFENINDNFKWEENEPTQNQFGEGSLFFFLKEFQVCADKVLGIESHHDFLVKVKVGKFMAKLAEHMFPKSQE is encoded by the coding sequence ATGGGCTACGCCAGGAAAGTAGGCTGGGTGACTGCAGGCCTGGTGATTGGGGCTGGCGCCTGCTATTGCATTTATAGACTGACGAggggaagaaaacagaacaaggAAAAAATGGCTGAGGGTGGGTCTGGGGATGTGGATGATGCTGGGGACTGTTCTGGGGCCAGGTATAATGACTggtctgatgatgatgatgacagcaaTGAAAGCAAGAGTATAGTATGGTACCCACCTTGGGCCCGGATTGGGACTGAAGCTGGAACCAGAGCTAGGGCCAGGGCAAGGGCCAGGGCTACCCGGGCACGTCGGGCTGTACAGAAACGGGCTTCCCCCAATTCAGATGATACCGTTTTGTCCCCTCAAGAGCTGCAAAAGGTTCTTTGCTTAGTTGAGATGTCTGAAAAGCCTTATATTCTTGAAGCAGCTTTAATTGCTCTGGGTAACAATGCTGCTTATGCATTTAACAGAGATATTATTCGTGACCTGGGTGGTCTCCCAATTGTTGCAAAGATTCTCAATACTCGAGATCCCATAGTTAAAGAAAAGGCTTTGATTGTCCTTAATAACTTGAGTGTCAATGCTGAAAATCAGCGCAGGCTTAAGGTGTACATGAATCAAGTGTGTGACGACACAATCACTTCTCGCTTGAACTCATCTGTGCAGCTGGCTGGACTAAGATTGCTTACAAATATGACTGTTACTAATGAGTATCAGCACATGCTTGCTAATTCCATTTCTGACTTTTTTCGTTTATTTTCAGCGGGAAATGAAGAAACCAAACTTCAGGTTCTGAAACTCCTTTTGAATTTGGCTGAAAATCCAGCTATGACTAGGGAACTGCTCAGGGCCCAAGTACCATCTTCACTGGGCTCTCTCTTTAATAAGAAGGAGGACAAAGAAGTTATTCTTAAACTTCTGGTCATATTTGAGAACATAAATGATAATTTcaaatgggaagaaaatgaaCCTACTCAGAATCAATTTGGTGAaggttcactttttttctttttaaaagaatttcaagTGTGTGCTGATAAGGTTCTGGGAATAGAAAGCCATCATGATTTTTTGGTGAAAGTAAAAGTTGGAAAATTCATGGCCAAACTGGCTGAACATATGTTCCCAAAGAGCCAGGAATAA